The genomic window GTCGACGACGCGCAAGTTGTTGGCCTGGAGAGAGGAGCCCGTCTCCGAAATGTCCACGATGGCGTCGACGAGCTCGGGGACCTTGACTTCCGTGGCCCCCCAGGAGAACTCTACCTCCGCCTTGACGCCATGCCGCTCCAGGTAGGCGGAGACCAGGCGCACCGCTTCGGTGGCGATCCGTTTCCCCTGCAGATCCTTGGGGCTTCGGATCGGCGAGCTCTCGTGAACGGCGAGCACCCAACGCACGGGAAGCCGGGTCGAACGGTTGTAGGGCAATTCGCAGACGAGATGGACGGAGGCTTCGTTTTCCAGGATCCAATCCATGCCGGTGATGCCGCAATCGAGGAAGCCCTGGGTGACATAGCGAGCCAATTCCTGGGGCCTGACGAGCCGGACCTCCATTCCGGGATGATCGATATAGGGCCGATAGCCTCGGGAGGAACGACTGATGGCGTATCCGGCGCGACGAAAAAGCTCGACGGTGGCTTCCTCCAGGCTGCCTTTGGGAAGCCCAATGCGTAGCTTTTTCTCACTCATCGGAAAAGAGTGGCGATGCTACGAAGGAAGGGGCACCCCTGTAAAGCGGTTTTCTTCACGACGCTGCCCCCGGGGAAGGGCGAGGAGAATCGGGCGAGGGGGAGGAGGGCTCCTCCCCCTGGAGAGAGTCGTGAAGCAGGCGATAGACAGTTTCCAGATCCGACGGATGGACCCGGGTCCCGGCCGTGGTCGTCATGAAGTTGGCGTCATGGCTCCAACGCGGCACCAGATGCCAATGGAGATGTCCTTCGATGCCCGCTCCGGCGGCCGCTCCCTGATTGAGGCCGATGTTGAACCCGTGCGGTGCAAACGCCCGCTCGAGCGCAGAGAGGAGCTTTCGCAGCAGCGCCATGGCCTCGAGCAGCTCGGTCTCCGTCAGCTGATCGAGTCGGGCGACGGGCCGGTAGGGAACCACCATCGAATGGCCGGCATTGTAGGGAAAGCGGTTGAGCAGGCCGAAGCTCGTGCGCCCACGCAGCAGGACGAGGTTTTCCCGGTCCCTGGACTCCCTGGCGATTTCCTCGAAAAGGGTGCTCTTTGGAGGGGTGGGATCGTCGAGATAAGCCTTGCGCCAGGGTGCCCACAAGTGTTCCATTGCCTGGACCGATCTTATTGCAATGACGCCTCTTGCCGGCAAGAGTAAAGCAATTCATTTCTTCGGCGGAGAAGACGAATACGAAGCCAAGCGCGTCGCACGGCTCTTTCTGGAAAAGGAGGGGTTGCGCGAGGATCCTTCCTTCGAGAGCGTTCCTGGGGACGGGCAGAGTGCGGCGGAGGCGTGCGAGCAGATCGACCGCTTGCGGGACGCCCTCCAGTCCGGCTCGCTCTTCGGTCTGCGCAAGGTCGTGCTTTGGAAGGATGTCCGCTGTCTCGGGGCCAAGGGGGTCGGCCGGGACGAAAGGGTCTCCGCGGCGCTCGCAAGCCTGCTTGCGGTCCTGCGAGGCCTCGCTCCCGAAGAGGTCGTCCTGGTGATTCAGGCCGGAGCCGTAGATGAACGGCGACAATTCCTGCGCGGGCTGCGGGAAATCGCCTCGGTTCATCTCTTCGCCCCCTTGGGAGGCGATCGGAACGAAGACCGGGCCTTGGGCGAGATCGCCGAGCGGATGCGCAGACGCGGCCTTTCTCCCACGAACGAGCTCTGCGAACGTCTGCTCGCCGCTTCGGGAGGGGACCGCCAGCGGCTCGATTCTCAAATCGAGAAGCTGGCCCTGTATCCGGCCGAGGAGCGGCCACTCACGCCGGAAGATCTCCGGCTGCTCTTGGGCGGCGGAGGCGATGGGGTGGTCTGGGACTTCTGCGATGCGGTCGTGGGGGAAAGCGCTTCCGAGGCACTGCGCGAGCTGCGGACGCTCTTGCGACAGGGGGAGAGCGAAGTGGGTCTCCTCCTGGCGTTGGCCCAGAAGATCCGCCTGGCGGCTTTGGGTCTTCTCCTCTGGGAAGGCGGCTGGCTCCACCTGAGCGGCTCCGGCCGCTTCGTCAAGGCGGAGGTGGCTCCCGAAGCCCAGGACTACTTCCCGAAGAAGAAGAGCGGAGCCCCGGTGAGTCCCTGGCAGCTGGGCATGACGGTCGCCGCGGCCAAGAAGCGGAGCGCCCGGTTCTGGGTGAAGGCGCTTCTTCTCCTTTCGGAGGCGAACCGGAGCATGTTGCGCGGAGGGGAGAAGCAGATCAGCTTCGAGCTGGCGCTCTTGCGGCTTCTCCGGGAGAAGCCAGCTCCGTCATGAGAGAGGACCCCGCCAGAAAGGGCGAGCCCGAGTATTCCGTGGTGGTTCCCTTTTTCAACGAATCGGAAAACCTGCCGCAGCTGCTTCGGGAGATCGATTCGGCTCTCCAAGCGCTCGGGCGATCGGCCGAGATCCTTCTCGTCAACGATGGCAGTACCGACCGCTTCGCGCGTCCGCCCACGAGCCCACGCTACCCGGTTCGGTGGCTCGATCTCACCTGCCGGTCGGGCCAGAGTGCCGCGATCTACTACGGCATCCAGGCAGCCGCGGGGCGCTGGATCATTCTCCTGGATGCCGACCTCCAGAATGATCCGGCGGATCTTCCCGCACTGCTGGGACGTCTGCAGGAGGAGAAGCTCGATCTGGTCACGGGCTTCCGCCAAAGGCGGCAAGACAGTTGGCAGCGGCGGTGGATGAGCTGGGTCGCCAATCGGGTCCGCGCCCGACTCCTCGCCGATCAGACGCGAGACTCGGGCTGCTCGCTCAAGATCATCCGCAGCGAGCTGGCGCGGCGGCTACCGGGATGGAACGGGATGCATCGGTTCATTCCCGCTCTTGCGCGTGGCATGGGATATCGGACCGGCGAGCAGCCGGTGCATCATCGTCCGCGGCACGCCGGCCAAAGCAAGGTTCGCCCTTGGAGGCGGGCTCTGGCGGCGACCATCGACCTGCTTGGCATGATCTGGCTCGTCCGGCGCCAATTCCGTGGACGGCTCCGCGGTCCGGAAGCCGATTGACCCGGTAGAGGTCCAGAATCGAGCTACGGCAGGGAATCGAGAATCTGCCGGAGCACCTGGTAGGGCAACCGGTCGGCGTCGATATCGTGGATGCGATCCGGGGGAATCCTTCCCAGCAGCGGCTTGGTTTCCGTCTCGTAGACGGCGATCCGCTCGAGAATCACCTTGGGATCGAGGTCGTCGGCCCGATTCGCCTGCCGAGCGCGACCCGCGACGCGCCGGATCAAGACCTCCCGGTTGGGGCAGCAGAGATGGAAGACGTGCCGGATGTCGACGGAGTCGGAGATCCGCGCGAGCTGGTTCGCGTTGCGGGGGATGCCGTCGAGCACGAGAAAATCGGTCGAGGGGTCGTAAGCGCCGGAGGCGACTAGCGTTCGCACATGTTCCTGCCAGACGCGGATCGTCAAATCGTCGGGGACGAGCCGCCCGCGATCCGAGTATTCCCGGAAGAGCGTCCCCAGCTCCGAGCCGGGATCCAGGGAGCGGAAGAGATCGCCCGAGGAGATGTGAACGAAACCGGGAATTCGGGCGAGGATCTGCCCTTGCGTCCCTTTTCCGGAGCCGGGAGCTCCGAGAAGGAGCAGCGAAGGAAATTTCACCCGCCCCTCGATGTGAGGCTCATCCATAGGTACGGCATTTTCCCCGATTGTCCTCCACGAGCTGGCAGATCTACACGCAAATCTGCCCGAGGTGCCGAAACTACTCCTTTGCTTTTCGGCTCGCAAGACGGCTTGGCAAGGATGACGCAAATTCAGTACCTTAGGCATGACAATTCCCTATGAATGACCTCGTGCTCGCCATGCCCACGCTCTTCCTCTCGTTTTTCACAGCGGCCTTCCCGCCCCAGCTGCCGGTGTTGACAGTCTGGGGGCTGCTCCAGTCCGGCGGATGGGTGATGCTGCCGCTATTGCTCGTCTCGATCATCGCTCTCTGGCTCATCTTCTACTGCCTGGCGTCGCTCCGGCAGGGCGTGGTCTGGACCCGCGATCTGGAGCGCAGGCTCGATAGCGTCTTTCGCCGCGGCGACATGGCTCTTCTGGGTGAGCTTTTGCGGGACAGGAAGGAGGCCGTCGCCCGAGTCCTCCGGGAGGCGATCGGTCTCTATCAGCGCCATCCCGCCGCGGACGCGGAGGCTGTGCGGTCCGTGGCGCAAGTCGTCGGGAGCGGAATTGCCGCTGGCCTCAATCAACGGATCTTGTATCTTCTGGATGTCGGGGTCATCTCGCCCATGCTCGGGCTGTTCGGCACGGTGGTGGGGATTTTGCGCTCCTTCGGCTCGATTGCGGCCGATCCGTCTCCCATGCGGACGATGCTTCTGGCTGGAGGAGTCTCTCAGGCGCTGATCGCCACGGCCGTGGGCCTCATCGTCGGGATCTCCTCCATGATGTTCTATTCCTTCTTCCGCGGCCGGCTTCAAGGGCTCCTGACGGTCTTCGAGGAGCGATCGGCCATTTGGGTCCAGGAGCTGATCCTCCTTCACCGCTCCAGCGGCATGGAAGCCGCCGCGAAGGAGCCGGCGGCGAGCGGGGTCGTCGAATCGGCATGAACTTCCGGAACCGCGTGCCCAACGAGCAGATCGCGCTGCAGCTGGCGCCGATGATCGACGTCATCCTCTTTCTGCTCTCGTTCTTTCTGCTCACCTGGAACTTGGCGCGGTACGAGGCGGACCTCGACGTGCGGGTCCCCAAGGCGAAGCATGGAGAGATTCCCAAGCGCCTTCCGGGAGAGGTGGTCTTGAACATCATGAAAGACGGCAAGATCACGCTCAACCGAAGGGCGGTCTCCCCTTCCGAGCTGGAGGAGATCCTGCACGGCGTAATCCAGCAATATCCGGACCAAGCGGTGGTGATCCGTGCCGACGAGGCGACCAGCTACGAGCATGTCGTTCACGTTCTCGATGTCTGTCGGGCGGCCAACGTCTGGAATATCGCCTTCGCGACGATCCGGCCCGACCTCACCACGCCCTAGGGGTAGCGATGAGAGGGCCCGAGAATGTCGTATCCGAGCCGCTGTCGGGCGGAAGGAGCCGCTAGAGCCGACATGGCGCGGAGGTGCCGGGAAGGCGTCCTGGACCGAAGAGAAGGGAACCCCTTTGGTCAGCGGGGCGGCGGAGGAAAGGCGGAGGAGATGGGTTCGACGGGTCTGATCCAGGTGCGAAAATCGCGCGCATTCCGTCGGCTGGGCCGTTTGCTCTTCCTTTCGGCGTTGTGCCTTTGTTGGATCGGGCGGACCGAGTCGGCCTGGTCGGCGGCCGCAGCGCAAGATTCCGGGGAGCCGCTCGAGCTGCTTCCCCAAGCGGAGGTGCAGTTCGATCAGGGAGTGGTGCTCTATCGCGACCATCGCTACTCCGAAGCGCTGCGCCTCCTTTCCGAGGCGCTGCCTTCCCTGACCCCACTAAAGAAGGAGGAGGCCCTCTTCGACATCGGCGAATGCTATCGCTCGCTGGGCCGCACCAAGGATGCTCTCTCGGTCTACCGGACGCTCACGCAAAGCAACCCGAAGAGCCTCTATGCTCCGGCCGCCTGGTTCTGGCAGGGCAAGCTCCTGATGGAGCAAGGGCATTATGGAGAAGCGATCCCGCTTCTTCAGCTGGCGATCGATCGGGGAGTCGGAGAGACCTCCGAAACGGCTCGTTACCTCATGGCCCTCTCGGAGTTTCACATCGGAAACGAAACCGCCGGATCCGAGCAGCTCCGGATGGTGGCTTCCGGGTCGTCCCCCTACCGTGGGGAGGCGACTCGGCTGCTCGCGGTCTACCTCGAAAAGAAGCGGGACTGGGCGAGCGCGCTCCATTATTGGCGAACCCTGGCGGAGCAGAGCAAGGAGTCGTCACAAAAGTGGCAGGCCACGGCGCGAGCGGGATGGGCGGCTCTGCGGGGCGGCGATGCAAAAACCGCCGAAGAGCTCTTTCGCCGGTGTCTCAGTCCGGCCGTTCCCGCCGAATGGCAAAACCTGGCTTATGAGGGGCAATTCGAAGAGGCCCTTTTGCAAAAGCGCTTTGAAGAGGCCTTGACGTTCCTCCAGTCCCATGCGGCGCGCTTCTCCCAGGAGCGAAAGGTCGGCTTGTTTTTGAAGCTGGGAAATGGCGCCCTGCAGGCGGGTGAGCCAGGGATCGCCTTGCCGGTGTTCGAACAGTGTCTTTCCCTGAACCCGGCCGCACCCGCGATGGCCGAAGCCGCCTATGGAAGGCTGGTCGCCCTGGCAGCACTCAACCAGAAGGGAGTTCTCGATGAGGCGAACGCCTATCTCGACCGATTCGGCCCGTCGAGCCCCTACGCGCTCCGTGTCCGTTTCATCCAGGCGCAGGCGCTTTCGGCGCGGGGTCGCTTTGCTGACGCCCTGCCGCTTTGGGAGTCTCTGGTCTCTCAAAAGCCGGAGGGGGTTTCCCGCTCGTCCGCGCTCCTGGGACTCGGCCGAGCCTACTTCGAGTGCGGGAGGTGGAAGGATGCGGCGGAGATCCTGGAAAAGCTTGGCACGGAATGCCCGGCGGCCCCAGAGCTCTTGACCGCTCGGATGACCGAAGGCGCGGCCTGGGACAAGGCCGGAAACTTCGCCAAGGCCCTCGAAGCCTGGAAGCAGGTGCTCGACCTGGCTCCCCAGGGTTCCCCGGAACGGGAGGCCGCCTTGGCCCAGACGGCCTTGCTCGCCAGGCAGATGAAGCAGCCCGAAGAGATGGAGCGGGCGTTTCGAGCGCTCGCGGAGGAATACCCCAAGGCCAAGCTTCGCCCCCTCGGCTGCCTGCTGCTCGGGCAGTCCGAGCTCGGAGAAAAGAGATACGCTGAGGCGGAAAAGCATCTCCTGGAGGCGAGGGAAGGAGAACCGACGCAATTCTTTGGCCCGGCAACGACGATGCTGGTCTGGGTTGCTTACAGCGAGAAGGACTTGGAGAAGACCAGCCGCTACTTGGCGGAGCTCGAGGAAAAGGCCCCGTCGGCCGCCGAGCAGCTTCCCGCCGCTCTCTACTATTGGGTGGGCCTCTCGTGGGCGAAGGAGAACCAGCTGACTTCGGCCAAGAACGCGCTCCAGAAGGTTTGCGCGCGAACGGATGCCGGTCAATATCGAGTGTCGGCCTACTGGGAATTGGCCGAGGTCGAGCGGAAGCTGCATGAGTGGCCTGGTGCCATGCAGTGCTATCAGGAATTCCGCAAGCTCGACCCGGGTGGTGCGGACAATAGCCCGGTGCTCTTGGGATTTGCGGAAGCCGAGACGGGCGCGGGAGAGTATGCTTCTGCACAGAAGCATCTGGAGCAGGTGCTGCTGCAGGAACCCGAGGGACGGCGGAACGCGGAAGCGCGCATGCTCCTCGGAAACCTCTATTGGGCCCAAAAAAACTATGCCGAAGCCGCCAAGACATACAGTACGCTTAGCCTCATCTACCAGGACGACGAGATTACTCCGCGAGCCATGGACAAGGCCGCTTCGTGCTTTGCGCTGTCGGGAGACGAGGCCCAGGCCGCCAATTGGCGGAGACGCCTGAAGGAAAAGTACCCGGATTTTAAGCCCGATGCCTGAACCGATCATTGACTCGAGCGAGCATCAAGGGAAGATCGCTCTCATCGCTCTGCTCCTCTCCCTCCTCGTGCATGTCGCGATCTTGGGGGTTGTGGGTCCGCTCCATGTGAGAGGGAGGATGGCCCTCGCATCCCAGGCCAAGGAGATGTCGCGTACCTTTCACCTGAGACGGGCGGAATTGCCGAACTCTCTTTTCCAGGCTCGCGCCCAGTCGAGCACCCCCACCATGGCTCCGGTCCCTAACCTGGAGGCTCCCACGGAGGTCAAGGGGGAGGAGGCGATCGTGCAAAAGCTGGCGCAGGAAAATCCCGTTCGCGTCCCGCTTCCCGATACGACTCCCGGAGGGGCCCCGGAAGTGGCGGTGCTGGCTCCGACGCCGCCGAGCGAAACGAGCCCCTATCTGCCGGATATGCGAGCCGAGGTGGAAAGCGCGACCTCCCAGACCAACGTCGGTCCTGCGGCCCCGGGTGCGCCGAACGACGCCATCGTTCTCCCCTCCGGGATCGGGCCGAATCCGCGGCCCGGCGCAAGTGCCGTGGGGCAGGCGGGAACCCATCCGGAAGAAGCGGCCGGGGGAGAGGGCCTGCCGGGAGCGGACGATGTTCAAAGCCAATTCCGGGCCGCCGCCAACTTCGATCCGCGCATCCCTCAGCCGATCATGGTGCGGCTTCCCAGCGATATCTTGTTCGATTTCGACTCCTACCAGTTGCGTCCGGACGCGGAGCCGCTCCTCGCTCAAGTAGCCGAGATCTTGAAGCGTTATGGCCGTGCCGATGTCGAGATCGGCGGCCACACCGATACCTTCGGGGATGACCAGTACAATGTGAAGCTGAGCCAACAGCGCGCCGAATCCGTGCAGCGCTGGTTCGAGCAGCGCTTGCCCGGAGAGCGGCTCGCCTTTCACGCGACTGGCTACGGACGCCGCAGGCCGATCGTCAACCCGCGAGGGACAATCGAGGAGCAGGCGAAGAATCGCCGCGTCGAGATCGTGATCCGGGCTCTCTCCCAGTGAGGTGTGGCTCCGCTGGTGGAGCAAGGGGAGGGGCTTTCTCGCTCGGATCAAGCGCGCGAGGCCGCTTCCAGTTGCGCCTGGATTGCTTTGGTGAGCGGAGGATTGACGCGCCAGCCGCCCGATACGTGAATGATGGCGCCATCGTAGCTCTGCTGAAAGATCCGGCCGTTTTGAAACCGGACCATCACGGTGACGTGGACGCCCGCTTCCTCTTGATTGGTCCAAGGGTTGATCGTGGGCATCTCTACTTCATTGACCGTGATTTCGTCCTGGGTGATCCGATACTTTCTCTTGGCCTCGGCAGAGAAGAGGTCGTGCTCGAAGGCCTTCCGAGCGTTTTTCTTCCCTGGTCCCGTCAACGAGCCGTACTGCCAGAGATAGACCGCCTGGTCGCAGCCCGCAAATACGGGGACGAGCAAGAGAAGAAGGAGATAGCGTCGCATACGGCCATCCTTTCTGCCAGGGCGCAGGGAAAAAAGCGAGTCCCCTCTTAGCCGCCCCATCGGCTCGGGCCTCGACCGCTCGCGCCCACCAGAGCCCGAAAGGAGGAGAGAAGCCCGGCAAACGGGGGGAGCTGCCGGTAGTCCGGCAGAGGGCGCGGGAGGCGCGCAATCCAGTTCCGATCCGCCCCCGGCTGGTTGAACCGGGTTTCGATTCCCAACAGATCGCTCACCAGGATGGATGCCATCCAGCTCGGAGCGTCGAGCAAGACCTGGAGCATGCGGAGGTGGAGATCTCGGGAAAACTCCCGTGGAGGCGTCTCCGGGTTCCAACCCAGGAAGGTCATGAGCCGTTGCAGCTCGAGCCAGGCGTCATGGCCGCTGGGGCCGAGCCAGCGCTCGACCAGGCCCCGGTAGATGCAGGCGATCGGGGGGTGGTCGTGGGTCGCGTAGGTCGCTACACTCAAGTGGGGATAGGTCGAGGCGGGCAGGTAGGAGTGATCTTCCGCCCGCTCGAACAGGGGAATCTTGAACCCGGGGATCCCGAGCTCGCTCAAGGCGGGGCGCACATAGTAGGGAACGAATCCCAGATCCTCCGCGATCACTGCGGCGTTCCCGGTCTCCTCGAGGAGCCGGGTCAGGAGCAGGACCCCTCGCGCCTCATTGCGGGCCGCATCTTCGGCATTCTCGTCGGATGCGGGAATGAAATGGGGCAACCTTCCGCCGGTCCTCTCCTTCGCCTCTTCCTGGGTCACCGGGAGAAAGTTCGAGTTTTCTTCCGGCTTCCAGGGAAAGGCGTAGATCCGGAAAAAGCCGAGAACATGATCGATGCGGAAGCCATGAAAGATCTCGAGCGTTCGAGCGATGCGCTGCTTCCACCAGGCGAAGTTCTCCGCCTCATGTCGGTCCCAGAAGTAGAGCGGGATTCCCCAATTCTGGCCCCACTTCTGGGTGAACGCATCGGACTGGAAAAACTTCTCCGGCGGCGCGCCTCCGCACCAGCTCGTGTCGAAAAGGGGTGGGTTGGTCCAGACATCCGATCCGTAGCGGCTGATCCCAAAAGGGATGTCTCCCATGAGCCGGACTCCGCGCCAAGCCGCGTACGTCCGCACCGCCTTCCACTGCCGGTAACCGATCCACTGGACGAATGCGTAAAAGGAGCGTTTCCGCAAAAGCTCCCGCGGGCGCTCCGTGCGGAGCCAGGTAAGAGCGCTCCGGTAGTGGGCGATTTCGGCCGGCCACCGATCCCACCGAGGATCCCCTCCTTGCTGCTCCAGGAGGGCTCGAAAGAGGGAATATCCCTTGAGCCAGGAAGCGTGGCCTCGGCAGAACGCCTGAAACTCCCCCCAACCCGGCGGCCGCTGCTCCCAAAAGCGCGCATAGGCACGTTCCAGCAGTGTCTTCTTCCGCTCCTTGACCTGCGGATAGTCGATGACATCCTCTTCGGCACCCTCCTCTAACCAGTCCTTCGGGATGTCTTCCGCCTCCAGGCCGGGGACCTCCTCGGGCTCCAAGGAGAAGAGAGAGGGTTCGAGGGCGATCGAGCTGATCGCATTGTAGGGGCTGTTGTCCCCGCTCGTCTCGTTGATCGGAAGGAGCTGGAGCCAGTGGATGCCGTGCTCCGCGCAGAAGTCGATCGCGTCACGGACCGCCCGGGCATCCCCGATTCCGAGATCTCCCGGTCGCCGCAGGGCGGAGACCGGCATCAGCAGGCCGACGACTCGTTCCGAAGGCTCGATCCGCACGCTCTATTGGTACCGGGGGATGGGCCGGGGGGACAAGAACCAAGCGAGGTCGCCAGGAACCCGAGCGAAGCGCAGGCCGGAGAGGGAAGACGGATCGTCGACCCCTTTGGACTGGATCAGCACCTGGTGGGTCCTTCCAAGGAAGCCGGGATGGGCGAGCGTCTGGAATCCCCCCACCGTCAAACCGTCGGGCAGCCTTCCTTCAGACCGTTGGGCGAGCGCGGCGAGAATCCCGACGAAGAAATGGTGCTGGTCGATGAACGCCAGGCTCTGCAATCCGGCTTCGCGTCCGCTCTGCTCGAGCACCCGGAAGTCGACGTGCGCAGTGAGATCCTGCTCTCCGGGGTTGGCGAGGAGATCTTCCGCCCACCGGTGGCGACGATAGGCCCGTAGAGTTCCGCCGGACCTCCCGGGAGAGAAGCGCTCCTCCGGGGTCAAGCCATAGTCGAAGGTAAAGACCAGGCCGCGCTCGAGTAGCCTCCCTACCCGGCGCATCCAGGACGGAGCGTCGGGGCTCACCTCGACGACCCAGCCCTCGGGAAGATCGGGTGGCGGCTCCCCAAGAGGATCGCTCCAGGGGCTTGCGCCGCGCAGGGGTTGCTCTTCGAGCCGGAGGTGTCCATCCTGGAGAGTCACGCAACTCTCCATCCAGCCGGTTCCCCGGCGGACGAGCCGACGGACCGGAAAGCTGTCCACCAGCTCGTTGGACAAGAAGATGCCGACGATCCTTTCCGTCTCGTCCCAGGAATCGACCCAGCGAAAGCGATCGGCGAGCTGGGCCTTGCTCACCCGCTCCTGCTGCTCTTGGCGGGCGCGGGCTCTGGGCTCGACGATGGTGTAGCGAAGCCGTCCCGCAAGATCCGGGTCTCGCCGCTGGAGAGAATCGACCAGGTCGCAGGCGAGCCAGCCCGCCCCGGCTCCTTGCTCCCAGAGATCGATCGTCTCCGGCCCTCCCAGCAGGGACCAAACCTCGACGACCGTTTCG from Methylacidimicrobium sp. B4 includes these protein-coding regions:
- the hisG gene encoding ATP phosphoribosyltransferase, with product MSEKKLRIGLPKGSLEEATVELFRRAGYAISRSSRGYRPYIDHPGMEVRLVRPQELARYVTQGFLDCGITGMDWILENEASVHLVCELPYNRSTRLPVRWVLAVHESSPIRSPKDLQGKRIATEAVRLVSAYLERHGVKAEVEFSWGATEVKVPELVDAIVDISETGSSLQANNLRVVDTVLQSYPQFLCSHSVWADAERRKQIESLALLLLAALRGEEKVGLKMNVAKDGIEAVLGVLPALRRPTVSPLADGEWLAVETVLDESQVRDLIPRLKELGAEGIIEYPLNKVIY
- a CDS encoding HIT domain-containing protein translates to MEHLWAPWRKAYLDDPTPPKSTLFEEIARESRDRENLVLLRGRTSFGLLNRFPYNAGHSMVVPYRPVARLDQLTETELLEAMALLRKLLSALERAFAPHGFNIGLNQGAAAGAGIEGHLHWHLVPRWSHDANFMTTTAGTRVHPSDLETVYRLLHDSLQGEEPSSPSPDSPRPSPGAAS
- the holA gene encoding DNA polymerase III subunit delta — its product is MTPLAGKSKAIHFFGGEDEYEAKRVARLFLEKEGLREDPSFESVPGDGQSAAEACEQIDRLRDALQSGSLFGLRKVVLWKDVRCLGAKGVGRDERVSAALASLLAVLRGLAPEEVVLVIQAGAVDERRQFLRGLREIASVHLFAPLGGDRNEDRALGEIAERMRRRGLSPTNELCERLLAASGGDRQRLDSQIEKLALYPAEERPLTPEDLRLLLGGGGDGVVWDFCDAVVGESASEALRELRTLLRQGESEVGLLLALAQKIRLAALGLLLWEGGWLHLSGSGRFVKAEVAPEAQDYFPKKKSGAPVSPWQLGMTVAAAKKRSARFWVKALLLLSEANRSMLRGGEKQISFELALLRLLREKPAPS
- a CDS encoding glycosyltransferase family 2 protein; protein product: MREDPARKGEPEYSVVVPFFNESENLPQLLREIDSALQALGRSAEILLVNDGSTDRFARPPTSPRYPVRWLDLTCRSGQSAAIYYGIQAAAGRWIILLDADLQNDPADLPALLGRLQEEKLDLVTGFRQRRQDSWQRRWMSWVANRVRARLLADQTRDSGCSLKIIRSELARRLPGWNGMHRFIPALARGMGYRTGEQPVHHRPRHAGQSKVRPWRRALAATIDLLGMIWLVRRQFRGRLRGPEAD
- a CDS encoding nucleoside monophosphate kinase produces the protein MDEPHIEGRVKFPSLLLLGAPGSGKGTQGQILARIPGFVHISSGDLFRSLDPGSELGTLFREYSDRGRLVPDDLTIRVWQEHVRTLVASGAYDPSTDFLVLDGIPRNANQLARISDSVDIRHVFHLCCPNREVLIRRVAGRARQANRADDLDPKVILERIAVYETETKPLLGRIPPDRIHDIDADRLPYQVLRQILDSLP
- a CDS encoding MotA/TolQ/ExbB proton channel family protein, with the translated sequence MNDLVLAMPTLFLSFFTAAFPPQLPVLTVWGLLQSGGWVMLPLLLVSIIALWLIFYCLASLRQGVVWTRDLERRLDSVFRRGDMALLGELLRDRKEAVARVLREAIGLYQRHPAADAEAVRSVAQVVGSGIAAGLNQRILYLLDVGVISPMLGLFGTVVGILRSFGSIAADPSPMRTMLLAGGVSQALIATAVGLIVGISSMMFYSFFRGRLQGLLTVFEERSAIWVQELILLHRSSGMEAAAKEPAASGVVESA
- a CDS encoding biopolymer transporter ExbD encodes the protein MNFRNRVPNEQIALQLAPMIDVILFLLSFFLLTWNLARYEADLDVRVPKAKHGEIPKRLPGEVVLNIMKDGKITLNRRAVSPSELEEILHGVIQQYPDQAVVIRADEATSYEHVVHVLDVCRAANVWNIAFATIRPDLTTP
- a CDS encoding tetratricopeptide repeat protein, producing MGSTGLIQVRKSRAFRRLGRLLFLSALCLCWIGRTESAWSAAAAQDSGEPLELLPQAEVQFDQGVVLYRDHRYSEALRLLSEALPSLTPLKKEEALFDIGECYRSLGRTKDALSVYRTLTQSNPKSLYAPAAWFWQGKLLMEQGHYGEAIPLLQLAIDRGVGETSETARYLMALSEFHIGNETAGSEQLRMVASGSSPYRGEATRLLAVYLEKKRDWASALHYWRTLAEQSKESSQKWQATARAGWAALRGGDAKTAEELFRRCLSPAVPAEWQNLAYEGQFEEALLQKRFEEALTFLQSHAARFSQERKVGLFLKLGNGALQAGEPGIALPVFEQCLSLNPAAPAMAEAAYGRLVALAALNQKGVLDEANAYLDRFGPSSPYALRVRFIQAQALSARGRFADALPLWESLVSQKPEGVSRSSALLGLGRAYFECGRWKDAAEILEKLGTECPAAPELLTARMTEGAAWDKAGNFAKALEAWKQVLDLAPQGSPEREAALAQTALLARQMKQPEEMERAFRALAEEYPKAKLRPLGCLLLGQSELGEKRYAEAEKHLLEAREGEPTQFFGPATTMLVWVAYSEKDLEKTSRYLAELEEKAPSAAEQLPAALYYWVGLSWAKENQLTSAKNALQKVCARTDAGQYRVSAYWELAEVERKLHEWPGAMQCYQEFRKLDPGGADNSPVLLGFAEAETGAGEYASAQKHLEQVLLQEPEGRRNAEARMLLGNLYWAQKNYAEAAKTYSTLSLIYQDDEITPRAMDKAASCFALSGDEAQAANWRRRLKEKYPDFKPDA
- a CDS encoding OmpA family protein, whose product is MPEPIIDSSEHQGKIALIALLLSLLVHVAILGVVGPLHVRGRMALASQAKEMSRTFHLRRAELPNSLFQARAQSSTPTMAPVPNLEAPTEVKGEEAIVQKLAQENPVRVPLPDTTPGGAPEVAVLAPTPPSETSPYLPDMRAEVESATSQTNVGPAAPGAPNDAIVLPSGIGPNPRPGASAVGQAGTHPEEAAGGEGLPGADDVQSQFRAAANFDPRIPQPIMVRLPSDILFDFDSYQLRPDAEPLLAQVAEILKRYGRADVEIGGHTDTFGDDQYNVKLSQQRAESVQRWFEQRLPGERLAFHATGYGRRRPIVNPRGTIEEQAKNRRVEIVIRALSQ
- a CDS encoding 4-alpha-glucanotransferase; protein product: MRIEPSERVVGLLMPVSALRRPGDLGIGDARAVRDAIDFCAEHGIHWLQLLPINETSGDNSPYNAISSIALEPSLFSLEPEEVPGLEAEDIPKDWLEEGAEEDVIDYPQVKERKKTLLERAYARFWEQRPPGWGEFQAFCRGHASWLKGYSLFRALLEQQGGDPRWDRWPAEIAHYRSALTWLRTERPRELLRKRSFYAFVQWIGYRQWKAVRTYAAWRGVRLMGDIPFGISRYGSDVWTNPPLFDTSWCGGAPPEKFFQSDAFTQKWGQNWGIPLYFWDRHEAENFAWWKQRIARTLEIFHGFRIDHVLGFFRIYAFPWKPEENSNFLPVTQEEAKERTGGRLPHFIPASDENAEDAARNEARGVLLLTRLLEETGNAAVIAEDLGFVPYYVRPALSELGIPGFKIPLFERAEDHSYLPASTYPHLSVATYATHDHPPIACIYRGLVERWLGPSGHDAWLELQRLMTFLGWNPETPPREFSRDLHLRMLQVLLDAPSWMASILVSDLLGIETRFNQPGADRNWIARLPRPLPDYRQLPPFAGLLSSFRALVGASGRGPSRWGG